One genomic window of Solanum stenotomum isolate F172 chromosome 9, ASM1918654v1, whole genome shotgun sequence includes the following:
- the LOC125875973 gene encoding telomere repeat-binding factor 4 yields MGNPKQKWTSEEEEALRAGVAKHGAGKWKNIQRDPEFNHLLYSRSNIDLKDKWRNLNVSANGQGPRDKSRTPKVKANPDAAAAPLAITYAPLSSTLVPQDASADTVMEDSSKCALDGKTASKYNQMIYDALSSLKEPNGSDTSTLVNFIEQRHEVPQNFRRLLSSRLRRLVQQDKLEKIENSYRIKKEVLEKSKTAATPKQKHVGPRQFPNNAYLGDTAEEAAITAAYKVAEAENKSFVAAEAAKEAERVSKMEEDSDNSLQIYKDLFDKCSHGEIVLLTA; encoded by the exons ATGGGAAATCCAAAGCAGAAATGGACATCGGAGGAAGAAGAAGCGCTTCGTGCCGGCGTTGCAAAGCACGGAGCTGGAAAATGGAAGAACATTCAAAGAGACCCCGAATTCAATCACCTCCTTTACTCTCGCTCCAATATCGATCTTAag GATAAATGGAGAAATTTAAATGTTAGTGCCAATGGACAAGGACCAAGAGATAAATCAAGGACACCGAAAGTGAAGGCTAATCCTGATGCTGCAGCAGCTCCATTGGCCATCACATATGCCCCTCTTTCTTCCACTCTAGTTCCACAAGATGCATCAGCAGACACTGTTATGGAAGATTCTTCAAAATGCGCACTAGATGGAAAAACTGCCTCAAA GTACAATCAAATGATATATGATGCACTTTCAAGTCTAAAGGAGCCAAATGGATCTGACACAAGCACACTTGTTAACTTCATTGAG CAAAGGCATGAGGTGCCCCAAAACTTTAGAAGGTTGCTGAGTTCTAGGCTGAGGAGGCTTGTTCAACAAGACAAACTTGAAAAG ATTGAGAATTCCTACAGGATTAAGAAAGAGGTCTTGGAAAAATCAAAGACTGCTGCTACCCCTAAACAAAAACACGTTGGGCCAAGGCAGTTTCCAAATAATGCCTATCTTGGTGACACTGCCGAAGAAGCAGCAATCACTGCTGCCTATAAGGTTGCAGAAGCTGAAAATAAATCATTTGTAGCAGCTGAAGCGGCCAAGGAAGCTGAGAGAGTCTCAAAGATGGAGGAAGACAGTGATAATTCACTACAGATCTATAAGGATCTCTTCGATAAAT GTTCACATGGCGAAATTGTGCTGCTAACGGCATGA